The following DNA comes from Streptomyces sp. NBC_00690.
TGTCGGAGCCGTTGGCCCAGGGCGTGTCGGGGTGGGCGTGCGGGCCGCCGTCGGCGGCCGTCTTCACCGCGTCCCAGGGCCGGCCGTCGGCGTCGCCGTGGACCGGTCCGTCGAGTCGGTCGTCATGGTGCACGGGGATCTGGAGCGTCTGGGCGATGATCTCGCCGGTCTGGACGAGGCGGATGCGCGGGCCGGTGTAGATGACGTCGAAGGGCTGCTTCAGGTGGTCGGTGGCCAGGCGGCGTGCGGCCTGTTCGGCTTGGGCGTACCCGAGGTTGGTCAGGCCGGTGCAGGTACGCGGGCCCCCGACGAGGCCGTCGGCGTTGCACTGGGCCTGGCCGTGCCGGACGAAGACGAGTTCGGTGATGATCATGAGGCTCCTCGGTGGGTGAAACGGAGGGGCAGGCTGTAGTGGTAGCCGTTGCGGCCGACGTACGGGGCGGTGAGCACGGCGTGCAGGGCCAGGGAGTTGTCGAGCTGGTTTCGATCCGTCGTGCCCAGCCGGGCGTCGTGTCGGAGGGCTGCCGCGTTGTACGCGAGCAGGGCATTGGTGACGGCTCGGTCGGTGAGCGGTCCGTAGGTCAGGTGAAGCGTCGCGATGAGCTTGGCGAGGTCGTAGCCCATCGGGGCGAGGGACAGGTCGTCGGTGTCGACGGCGACGATGTCCTGCGTGCTGGTGATGATGAAGTTCCGCGGATTGCTGTCCTTGTAGAAGGCGCACGGGCCCTCGGCGGTCGCCTGCAACAGGCCGAGCATCGCGTCCAGGGCCGTCTTGTTCGGCAGGTAGCCCTGCTCGTGGCGTCGCCGTAGAGAGACCGTCCGGGGACCGAGGTAGTCGTCGAACTGCGTGCCGTCCTCGAAGTGGTGCGGGGTGTCCAGCGACGCGGAGTGCAGGTCGCTGGCCCAGGCGGCACCGTGGGCGTGGCCGAGCAGTTCCGCCACGCGCGGGAGGTCCTCGGGACGTACGGGGCGGCCCTCGATCCGTTCGAACGTCAGGGACTGCGGTCCGGAGGTGTGGAGGGCCGGCTGCCGCAGCGGCCTGGCGTGCGCGGTGAGCCACCGGTAGTGGCGCACTGCCCCCGCCGCGCGCTCCGGTTCCGCGTAGTGCTTGGTGAACGGGGCGGGGCTCATGTCGGATCTCCTCCTTCCTTCGGCTGGGCGACGACGAAGGTGATCCGGGACCGGGTGGTCAGCGGCTGGTCGGGAAGGAACTCGTGCAGGGTCGCCGCCAGGGCACCGGGGTTGCCGTACAGGCCGGGCGCCAGGTCGTACTTGGGGTTGGTGGCCAGGTACTGCGCCGTGTGGTCGTGGCCGTCGAAGGTGAAGACGTGTTCCTCGTCCAGGACGGCGATCACGTCGAGCGAGGAGGCGGCCACGTCGGCGAGGTTGCCGCTGTGGGCTGCGGTGTAGAGGCTTTCGTGCTGGGCGGCCCGCGGATCGAGGCCAGCGGAGGCGACCAACTGGTCCATCTCCTGGTAGCTGTCGAGGCCCTTGGTGACGAGCACGGCCACACCACCGGGGGCGAGGACCCTGGCGATCTGCCCGACGACGTCCTCGGGGTGCAGCGAGTGGTAGAGGCAGAACGCCGCGACGACGACATCGCTCGACCCGTCGGGCAGAGGGAGGTCGTGGAAGTCGCCTTCGACGAACTCCACCGTGCTGTCGGGCAGGTTCTTGGCGCGCTCGCGGGCCTGGGCGAGTAGGGAGGGGGCGGCGTCCAGGCCCACGACGCGCTTGGGCCGGAGCTGCTCGGCGATGACGAGGCTGCTCGTGCCGCGACCGCAGCCGATGTCGAGCACCACGCCGAGCCGGTCCGGCCGGGCGTGGTGGGTCTGTACCAGGCTGACGATCGTCTCGGGCACCGGGTGTCCGGCGGTCTTGGCGCGCATCAGGGCACTGGTCCGCCCGGCCAGCCGCGAGGCGTGTCCGTACAGCTCCGACTGCCGGGCGGGGTCCAGGAACGGGTTGGGCTCGTTCATGCCGCACCCCCTGACCGGGGGCACGGACCGGTCAGGACTGCTCGGCGGCCACCTTCCGCAGCCAGCGGCGCGTCTGGCGCCGGTTGGCCAGCAGCACCACATCGGCGCCGGAGCCGAACTCCTCGATCTTCGCCATCACGCGGGGTCGCATCTTGCGCCGGTACGTGGCGACGTACTTGATCACGCCCCAGTGGATGCGGTTGTGGACCCCGTTGCCCTTGTGCCCGGCCCCGTGCCGGATCTGCCGGGAGAAGATCCCGTACAGCGCCGCCACGGTCGACACGTCCATCAGGACCACCGTGTCGCAGGCTTCGAGCCGTACCTGCAGCGTCGAGTTGTAGTTGCCGTCGATCACCCACCGCGGCTGCGCGACCAGCTCGCGCTGGACGTCGGTGAACTTGTCCATGGGCAGCGCGTTCCACTCGTCGTCGTAGAACGCGGCGTCCAGGTGCGTCACCGGGGCGTCGAGGATCCTGCCCAGTTCGCGGGCCACGTGGGATTTGCCGCTGCCTCCGCAGCCGACGATGGCGGCCTTCTTCATGGTGCTCCAGCGTAGAGAGGTTCGGGTGTCCGGCGGACCCATCCTCCGGGACGCGCCCGGAGGATTCGCGCGCCGTGGTCGATCGAGCGGTCTGCATCAGGCAGCTCCCCGCTCGGTCGCGGTGGTCTGGAGGAGGCCGTGCAGGACGGACTCCAGGGTGTTGACCTGCTTGCACAGGCCGAACAGGCGCAGGCGGTCCACACATGCGGCGATCAGGGTGGCGTGCTGCTCGGTGCCGGCGATCTCCCGCAGGTAGGAGAGGCGTTCGAGCACGTCGCTGCCGGAGCGCACGACCAGTTCCTTCGGGACGAACCGGTCGGCGAAGCGGATGTCCGCCGGGGCCAGCGGCAGGCAGCCGGCGAGCACGGCCTCGAAGATGCGCTGGGTCATCTGCCCGACGGCGGCGTACCGCTCGGGGAGCATGAGCACCGTGGCCAGGGACCGGCCGTAGACGCCGGCGGCGGCCTCGAAGGGGATCCGGCCCGCGAAGCGAACGTGCGGCCAGCGGCCGGTCTTCGTCCACTTCCCGGCGACCAGGTGCTCGACGTGGGCGGCGGCCGGGGCGAAGAAGCGGTCGAAGGGCTCGTCGCGGTCGTACTGGTTGCCTACGTAGCCGAGCGCGAGATCCCGGGGCCGCGCCACAAGGGTGAGGGGATCGGCCTGGGCGAGGAGGTCCTCGGCGACGGGGAAGAGCAGCGAGTGTGCGCCGAGGGTCGGTGCGAGCGCGGCCTCGCAGACGCGGGTGTGGGCCGTGCGGCGCCACACGCTCTCGGCGCGCAGGGTGCGGTCCTTGTCCCAGATGACGGTGGGCGTCTGGGACCGGGCCGTGTAGTGGTTGATGAGCTGGGCCTGCCGGTGGAGGTCGCAGGTGTGCCCCTCGCTGCCGCACACGGTGGTGTTGCGGCCGGGGATGGCCCAGCGCCACTCCAGGAACAGGGCGTCGATGCCGGGCAGGCCGTCGTCGAAGGTGTACGCGCCGCCGAGGTCGTCACCGGCTTCGAGGCGGTCGCGGTCGGACTGGAGGAAGACGATCTCGTGACCGCGGGCAAGGAGGGCGTCGATGACGGGGCGGCGGTGGCTGCGGCCTCCGTCGGGGGTGTCGGTGACGCCGTTGCCGAGGAAGCCCCAGAAGCTGTATCCGATCTTCATTTGGTGATCCACCGCCCTTCGAGGAGCAGGGCGTCGAGGCCGGAGTTGGCCAGGCAGTCCAGGGCCATCTCGGGTGTGCCGCAGATTGGCTTGCCCTTGACGTTGAGGGAGGTGTTGATCAGCACGGGTACGCCGGTCCGGCGGCCGAAGGCGGTCAGCACCGCGTGCATGAACGGGTTCTGCGACCGGGTGACGGTCTGCAGGCGGGCGGTGCCGTTGGCGTGCACGATGGCCGGGACCCGCTCGCGCGTCAGGTCTGTCACCCCGGAGGCCATGGACATGTACGGCGCCGTCTGGCCGAGGGTGAAGAACTCGGCGGCGCGCTCGGCCGGGACCATGGGGGCGAAGGGCCGGAACGGCTCGCGGAACTTCACGGTGGCGTTGAGCCGCTCGACGACGCCGGGCTCCAGCGGGGAGGCGAGGATCGAGCGGTTACCCAGGGCGCGCGGCCCGGCTTCGACCCCTCCCTGGAAGAGTCCAGCGATCACGCCGTGGGCGAGTTGGTCGGCGAGGAACTCGGCGGTCTCGATGCCGAGGGTCTCCTGGTGGAGGCCGGTCCAGGGGGTCAGGTCAAGGGGCTGGTCCTCGTAGGAGGGGCCGAGGTAACAGTGGCGAGCGATGCCCGTGACCGGGCGAGGCGTACGCGTATCGACGTGCACGGCGAGGGCGGCCCCGATCGCGGTTCCGGCGTCCCCCGGTGCCGGCGGGACGAACACCTCGTCGAAGATTCCGGCCTCGATGATCTTCCCGATGCTCACGCAGTTCGTGGCGACGCCGCCACCCACGCACAGGCGCCGGGAGCCGGTGAGCACACGGGCGCGGCGGGCGAGGTGGACCATCACCTGCTCGGTCCGCTCCTGGAGGGCAGCCGCCAGGTCTCGGTGGACATCGGTGAGCGGTTCGTTCGGGTGCCGCTCGGGGCAGGTCTCGGCGACGAACCGCCTGGATGTCCTCGGGTATCCCGAGGTGAGGGTGCGCATCGGGAAGTAGCCGGGGTGGATGCGGAAGCCCGTGGCCGCCGTGCGGACGGCCGTGGTGAACAGGTGGCGGAACCGGGCGGGGTCACCGAGGGCGGCCAGCGCCATGACGGTGCCCTCCTCGTCGCCCCGGCGCCAGCCCAGGTGCTCGGTGACGGCGCCGTACACGTAGCCGAGGGAGGCCGGGTCGTTGATCGCTTCCAGGGTCTGGACGCGGGGGCGCTGAACGCCGTGACCGTGGGCGATGGTGGTGGTCTGCCGCTCGCCGAGGCTGTCGACCACGAGGACGGCGGCTTCCTCCCAGCCGGAGGCGGCGTAGGCCGTGAGCTGGTGGGCGCGGTGGTGCAGGACCGGTGTGACGCGGGCCGAGGGGAACTGGCTGCCGAGGACGCGCAGCCGTCGCCGGGTCCGCAGGGCGACCTTGGCGAACCCGTGGGCGCGGGCCAGGCTCCGGTCGCGTGTCGTTGGCGAGAGCGCCATGCGCAGGGCGGCGGGCGACTCGGCGAGGTAGCGGGCGGGCTGGAAGTTGTAGGCGACGGCGTCCACGTCGGTGGCGTTCAGCTTGGCCTGGTCGAGGAGCCAGCCCACGGCGCGAGCCGGGTAGAGCTTGGTGTGCTTCTGCTCGGAGAGGCGTTCCTCCTCGACGAAGCCGACAAGTTCGCCGTCCACGAGAAGGGCGGCCGAGGAGTCGTGGGTGTACGAGCACAGACCGAGGATCACGGAAGGGGTGCGCTTCATGGCGGCGGTCACCTTGCCCCGGCCGTCACGGCGCGCTTGGCCGAGCGACGCTCCAGCTCTCCGTACCAGGCGGTGAGGGCTTGGCCGAGGGGCCCGTCGATCGCGTCGGCCGCCCGCCACGCCTGCTCGCGCTTGCCGTCCTTCCAAAGCCGATAGCTGCGCAGCGTCTCGGCCATCGCGTCCCAGCCGGGATGGCCGGTCACGTCGCGGGCCTCGACCTGGTCGAGCAGGCCGGAGAATCCCGTCCAGGACGTTCGCAGGTCGGGCATGATCTCGCTCGCCGACAGCGAGGTCAGCGCGTCGGCCTGCTCGATGTGCTCGTCGTAGATGTGCAGCGAGCCGATGTGCAGGTGGAACTCGCCGAGTTCCACGTCGAGCCATCCGGCGACCAGCTCGTGCAGCACGGTGTAGAAGAACACGTCGTACGGCATGCCGATCCACACGTCCTGGCCGCGCATCATGGTCGCCATGTGCAGTCGGCCGGCGCGTAGGTGGAACCGGAACCCGAGGGTGCAGGGCACGTCCCTGTGCCCTGCGGCGTCCTGGGCCGGGTCGTAGAGCTGGATCAGGGCTCGCCGGGAGTCGGGGTCGGCCTGGAGGATCTCGACGACGCGGGTCAGTTGGTCGACCTTGCCGGCCCAGTTCCGCATCCTGGGTCCGTACGCCCCCAGGAGGACGCCGTCGTCGGCGAACTGCCGCAGCCGGTTGTTGTAGTCGAAGATCCACGGGGCGTCGGATCCGGACAGGTGCCAGACCGTCTCGGCGACGGCGAAGGCCGGATTCACGATGCGGGCGGGCGGGGCGTAGAGCAAGCGGGCGCGCGGCTGGGTGAGCAGCAGGTGCACGTCGCGGACTTCGTGGGTGGCCATGCCCCGGGGGCTGATCTTCTCGCCGGTTTTAGCCAGCGTGACGGCGCCGGAGAACAACTCGGCGATGCTGTCGGCCATGAGGGATGTCATCGGACGGATGCTCCTTCGTCCTGGGGCGACGCAGCGGCGCCCGGGTGATGGTGGGTGTAGTCGTCGGCCCTCGGGCCGGAGGTGGAGCGGTTGGTGATGAGCCGGGCGATCCGAGCGGCGCTGTCGCCGCGCCACCGGCAGACCTCGTCGAGAGCCGCCCGCGGGATCGGCGTAGGGCCCCCGCGCACGCCGGAGAGCGCTTCGGCGACGTCACCGGTGGCCTCGCACCGGGTCGCCAGTCCGTGACCGGTCAGGCCAAGAGTGCGTTCGCCGGGCGGGCCGATTTCGAGGACCGGGATGCCGAGCAGCGCGGCTTCGATCCCGCACGTCGAGTACGCGCTCGCTACGGCGTCAGCGCCGGCGAGGCAGCCTCGTGCTCCGACCCGGGGATCGGACACTGCGACGGGCGTCCCGACGTCCCGCTTCACCAGAGCATTGAAGGCATCGGCTCCCTGTGCCGGGTGGGGAGCGATGACGAGCCCCCAGTCCCCGTCCGCCTCGGCGAGCCCGTCCAGAAGGAGGTCCGCGTGGGACTTGAGGTGATCGGGGTTGAAGGGCTGGCAGGCCCACACCGCGATCCGGGTCGGCGCACGTCGGCCCCCCGGAGCGAGCAGCTTCTCCAGATACCGCCGTTGCGCCTGGCGGCTCAGGCCGGTGAGGACGTCGAAGCGGGGCTGCCCAAGTACGTGCACCTCGGCCTTGGGATGGCGCGCCCACCCTCGGCCCAGAGCGAGGTCCCGCTCGCCCATGACGACGATGTCGCGGCTGTGCAGGGCCGGCCAGGCGACCGACCCCGCCGTCCACGCCCCGTGCTGGACGTGCACCGAGTTCGCCCCGTGCCGCTCGGCGGCGTGCGCGGCCAGCACGCCCAGGGGGCTGGTGTCGTTGCTCAGCAGGACGGTGTGCGGCCGGGTGGTCGACAGCATGTCGTCGAGCCAGCTCTCCGCCCGCACCACCGTCCGCCACGACGGCTGGGTGCAGCCCCCGCTAGTCTCCAAGAGCACGGACAAGAGCCTTACGAGCCGGGCGAGTTGGACGCCGTGGCCTGCCACCTGGGCTACGTGCTCGTCGTCGGGACGGTGCAGGCCCTCGGCGGTGCCGGAGAGGGTGACGAGGTCGCTCGGAGCCGAACGCAGGCCGATGCCCGTGGCCGTCGGCGCCGGGCACCGTTCCGCCGGGTCGGTGGCGAGGTCGAGCAGGAGGCTCGTCCGTCCGTCGCGCTCCAGCTCGGCGAGCACCGGCATCAGGGTGTCAGAGTGGCGGGAAGTCCAGGACAGCGCCACGACGTCTCGCTGCGGCAGATCCGACGGGAGAGGGCTCGGGTCCGTGTTCGCCGTGCTGACACGGACCCGGTTACATAACTGGGCGGAGCGGGTCGGGTTGTACGGAGCCTCTGCCCCGAGCAGGTACGCAATGCCGGACCAGGTGACGGTGTACGCGAGGTACTCCCGCGAGCTGCTCGAACGCAGTCCGACGCACCCTTCATACGGGGCAGGAGCCAGAGGCGCCGGATTCGATGCGAACGGCTTCCAGGCATTCAGGGCCAGCAGCTTGCGCAAGACCTCAGTCACGAAGCGCCGAACGGGAACGTGCTGGACGTGGAGCCAGCTAGCGCCGCCCGGTGTTGAGGCGAGCGAGGCGCCGTAGTGTTCCAAGGCGCCCATGACGTTGCCGACGAGAACGCACAACTCCTGCCGGTGGACGGGCATGGCCTCCAGTTCCCCGGTCCGGATGTGGTCGGTCGCGACGTGGTCCAGGGCGCCGCTGCCGACGAGAGCCCACCGGGGCTGGCTGGCGACGTCGGACCGGACCAAGCTCAAAGCGCCGGTCGCGCGGGTGCTCACACCAGGCTCCCCTCGATGAACGGCTCGTCGGAAAGCAGGAGTTGCAGCAGTCCCTGGGGTGCGTCGGCGATCTCGGGTACGGGCGAGGTGGGCTGCCCGTATCCCCACCCCGCATGGACGTAGGCGACACCGGCGCGGGCCGCCGCTTCCTGGTCGACCGCCATGTCCCCCACGTACACAGCTGCGGCGGGGTCGACTCTGAGGTCGACCAGGGCCAGGAGGATCGGGTCCGGTGCCGGCTTCGTGCGACCGATGCTGCTCGGCGTGCGAACGGTGGCGAAAGGACAGCCGAGTTTGGCAAGGAGCGGCGCAGCGCGGTCCAGGGGCTTGGACGTCACGACTCCCAACCGCCAGTCCGCAGCAGCGAAGGTGTGGAGCACCTCCGCGATACCGGCGAACTGCCGGGCGAGGTGGGACGCGGCCTGGGACGCCGCCTTGTACGTCTCATGGACGAGCTGGACGTCCCTCACTCCGAGGCGGCGCATGATGTCGTTGAACTCGCGCCCCAAGTGGCGCTGGTACAAGGCGAACGGCACGTCGAGGCCATGAGTCGCCCGGACCTCACGCCACGCCCTCTCCATGACCGGTCGCGTGTCGAGTAGGACACCGTCGAGGTCGAGGAGAAGGGCACGTGGCGGAGTATCGGAGGGGGGTCGCTTCGTCGGTACAGAACTGGCCAAAGGTGGGGGAATCGGGCGGTTCGTCACGGCGAGATCTCCTCGAAGGAAGGGACGGGGTGGCGGGCGGCTGGGCGAACGTTCCGTGTCGCAATGCCCGACGACGCTCGCGGACAGGAACAGAGCGGTGTGTCGGCCGAGCCAGCAGCGCTCCTGCTCGGCCCACCCGTTCTGGAGGGCCTGTACCTGTCCCTCGGTGAAGCCGCGTTGCCATGGCTTCTTGTCCGGCTCGACTCCACGCTCGGACCAGACGCGGACGAGGACGTACAGCTGCCCACCAGGCCGCAGCCAACGTCGTGCGTCGACCATGAAGCGCTGGTGGTCGATGAACGGCAGGACGTTGCGGCAGGCAATGAGATCGAGCGACGCAGGCTGCAGCCTGGGCGGGATGGCATGAGCATCGAAGTCGTGAACCCCGCAGTGCAGCCGTCTTCCGACGCCTTGTCTTTGCGCGGTCTGGATCGCGGCCGACGAGAAGTCCAAGCCCAGCACGTCGTAGCCCAGCGGGAAAGCTGCCTGCTGAAGCTGCCGATGCCACACCCGACGTCGAGCACGGAGGCCCCGGCGGACGGGGCGATGTGCCGAAGGAAACGGTTGGCCTCGGCGTCGGTTACGAGGCGGTCTATAGCCCGGCCCTCGCGGTACCAGGCATCCCACTTAGTGGGGCTGAGGCGGTCTTTGATCGCGCTCATGCCGCGCCCTGCGGGTCACCTGCAGGCACGGCGCAAGGGTCGGGTCCGGCCTCGCGGGGCGGCAGGAGATGTAGTGCCTGGTTGATGTGTCCCTCGAACGTCAAAACGATCCTCCGATCAGGCGGATTGGTAGACGGTGACGAGCACTGCGAACACGGTGACGACGAGGAGGATCTGAGTGCCGACCTGTCTCCAGCCCCAGCCCTTGGCATCCATCGACCGCCACAGTCGCCTTCAAGTCGCACCGGACGGCTCCTCGGGGATCACGAGGTGAATGAACGCTTGACACCGCTCACCCAGCCCCTCGATCAGGGTGCGATACTCGTCGTCATCGGAGCTGATGTTGTGCCGGTCCAGGACGATCACGCGATCCGCGAAGCCGCCTTGGATCAGTCGCTCGGCCTCCCCCCAGCAAGGGCGCTTCCAGGGCGGCGTGTAGACGCCACAGCCGGCACCCGAGCCGGGGAGGTACGTCGTGGTAACGGGAACGGCTACGTCGTAAAACCTCGTTCCCATTGCGTAGCCATGCTGCTCGGCCTCGGTTTGGAAGGTGTTCCAGTCCTCGTCCGGGCTGGCACCCCCGCTCATCTCCAAGCTGTCCGCCAGCACCCGAAGACAGCGATCACCAGAGCGGCGGTCGCGCCTTTCGGTCGCCTCGCGGTGGAACTGCCGACGGAGCCGGCTGAGCTGGCCGCTGCGCGACAGACGCTCCAGCGGGGTGGAGTTGCGGTGCCACTCCTGAGGTCGAGCGGTCTCGGTGTCCGTCCCGTCCCGGGATCCCATCAGGCTGATCCGGGGACTGGAGACGGCGATCATGTCGTCCAGGCTTCTACTTGTCTTCATGGTCGCCTTCCCCTAGATCGCGCTCAGCCCTCGCAGGGCCCACCGACGGCTGCGCGATGTGTTCAGCCCGACTGGCCACTACGTCGTACTGACGTGAATCAGGTCCGTGCCAGGTGGCGTTCGGATACCGTGTGATCAGCTCGTACGGACGATGAAAGCGGTACGCAAGCCCGGTGGGCAGGCCCTTGATGGAGCCCCGCACACTGGCTCCACGGGCCCATGGAGAACCGCCCGTGTCGCTGGCATCGACCGCGGGCGAACGAAAGTCCACGGTGGAGGAGGAAGCGTGGGGCAGCAGCCGAACGAGCTGACCCCGGACGCCGGCCCGTGGCACCGCTGGGGTTA
Coding sequences within:
- a CDS encoding HAD-IA family hydrolase is translated as MWHRQLQQAAFPLGYDVLGLDFSSAAIQTAQRQGVGRRLHCGVHDFDAHAIPPRLQPASLDLIACRNVLPFIDHQRFMVDARRWLRPGGQLYVLVRVWSERGVEPDKKPWQRGFTEGQVQALQNGWAEQERCWLGRHTALFLSASVVGHCDTERSPSRPPPRPFLRGDLAVTNRPIPPPLASSVPTKRPPSDTPPRALLLDLDGVLLDTRPVMERAWREVRATHGLDVPFALYQRHLGREFNDIMRRLGVRDVQLVHETYKAASQAASHLARQFAGIAEVLHTFAAADWRLGVVTSKPLDRAAPLLAKLGCPFATVRTPSSIGRTKPAPDPILLALVDLRVDPAAAVYVGDMAVDQEAAARAGVAYVHAGWGYGQPTSPVPEIADAPQGLLQLLLSDEPFIEGSLV
- a CDS encoding glycosyltransferase family protein, with the translated sequence MKIGYSFWGFLGNGVTDTPDGGRSHRRPVIDALLARGHEIVFLQSDRDRLEAGDDLGGAYTFDDGLPGIDALFLEWRWAIPGRNTTVCGSEGHTCDLHRQAQLINHYTARSQTPTVIWDKDRTLRAESVWRRTAHTRVCEAALAPTLGAHSLLFPVAEDLLAQADPLTLVARPRDLALGYVGNQYDRDEPFDRFFAPAAAHVEHLVAGKWTKTGRWPHVRFAGRIPFEAAAGVYGRSLATVLMLPERYAAVGQMTQRIFEAVLAGCLPLAPADIRFADRFVPKELVVRSGSDVLERLSYLREIAGTEQHATLIAACVDRLRLFGLCKQVNTLESVLHGLLQTTATERGAA
- a CDS encoding class I SAM-dependent methyltransferase — translated: MNEPNPFLDPARQSELYGHASRLAGRTSALMRAKTAGHPVPETIVSLVQTHHARPDRLGVVLDIGCGRGTSSLVIAEQLRPKRVVGLDAAPSLLAQARERAKNLPDSTVEFVEGDFHDLPLPDGSSDVVVAAFCLYHSLHPEDVVGQIARVLAPGGVAVLVTKGLDSYQEMDQLVASAGLDPRAAQHESLYTAAHSGNLADVAASSLDVIAVLDEEHVFTFDGHDHTAQYLATNPKYDLAPGLYGNPGALAATLHEFLPDQPLTTRSRITFVVAQPKEGGDPT
- a CDS encoding thymidylate synthase, whose translation is MTSLMADSIAELFSGAVTLAKTGEKISPRGMATHEVRDVHLLLTQPRARLLYAPPARIVNPAFAVAETVWHLSGSDAPWIFDYNNRLRQFADDGVLLGAYGPRMRNWAGKVDQLTRVVEILQADPDSRRALIQLYDPAQDAAGHRDVPCTLGFRFHLRAGRLHMATMMRGQDVWIGMPYDVFFYTVLHELVAGWLDVELGEFHLHIGSLHIYDEHIEQADALTSLSASEIMPDLRTSWTGFSGLLDQVEARDVTGHPGWDAMAETLRSYRLWKDGKREQAWRAADAIDGPLGQALTAWYGELERRSAKRAVTAGAR
- a CDS encoding phosphotransferase produces the protein MSPAPFTKHYAEPERAAGAVRHYRWLTAHARPLRQPALHTSGPQSLTFERIEGRPVRPEDLPRVAELLGHAHGAAWASDLHSASLDTPHHFEDGTQFDDYLGPRTVSLRRRHEQGYLPNKTALDAMLGLLQATAEGPCAFYKDSNPRNFIITSTQDIVAVDTDDLSLAPMGYDLAKLIATLHLTYGPLTDRAVTNALLAYNAAALRHDARLGTTDRNQLDNSLALHAVLTAPYVGRNGYHYSLPLRFTHRGAS
- a CDS encoding histidine phosphatase family protein, whose product is MIITELVFVRHGQAQCNADGLVGGPRTCTGLTNLGYAQAEQAARRLATDHLKQPFDVIYTGPRIRLVQTGEIIAQTLQIPVHHDDRLDGPVHGDADGRPWDAVKTAADGGPHAHPDTPWANGSDTWNGFLERASRNLSQLIKENCGKRVVFAAHGETVITAHTLLLGIPIGSPAGFTHNHASITRWQHHRNRLGQTRWMLDRHNDTEHLSLLTPEPTP
- a CDS encoding carbamoyltransferase family protein; its protein translation is MKRTPSVILGLCSYTHDSSAALLVDGELVGFVEEERLSEQKHTKLYPARAVGWLLDQAKLNATDVDAVAYNFQPARYLAESPAALRMALSPTTRDRSLARAHGFAKVALRTRRRLRVLGSQFPSARVTPVLHHRAHQLTAYAASGWEEAAVLVVDSLGERQTTTIAHGHGVQRPRVQTLEAINDPASLGYVYGAVTEHLGWRRGDEEGTVMALAALGDPARFRHLFTTAVRTAATGFRIHPGYFPMRTLTSGYPRTSRRFVAETCPERHPNEPLTDVHRDLAAALQERTEQVMVHLARRARVLTGSRRLCVGGGVATNCVSIGKIIEAGIFDEVFVPPAPGDAGTAIGAALAVHVDTRTPRPVTGIARHCYLGPSYEDQPLDLTPWTGLHQETLGIETAEFLADQLAHGVIAGLFQGGVEAGPRALGNRSILASPLEPGVVERLNATVKFREPFRPFAPMVPAERAAEFFTLGQTAPYMSMASGVTDLTRERVPAIVHANGTARLQTVTRSQNPFMHAVLTAFGRRTGVPVLINTSLNVKGKPICGTPEMALDCLANSGLDALLLEGRWITK
- a CDS encoding topology modulation protein, translating into MKKAAIVGCGGSGKSHVARELGRILDAPVTHLDAAFYDDEWNALPMDKFTDVQRELVAQPRWVIDGNYNSTLQVRLEACDTVVLMDVSTVAALYGIFSRQIRHGAGHKGNGVHNRIHWGVIKYVATYRRKMRPRVMAKIEEFGSGADVVLLANRRQTRRWLRKVAAEQS